DNA from Aggregatimonas sangjinii:
GGAGGCGTCAATTGCACTTTCTCTAAGCGGCTCCGATATAAATAATAATGTTACCTATACGGCGTACTATACGTTGAATGGTTTTGATGGAACTTTTGGTCCCGAAGAGGTTGGGGGTTTTACATTAACGGATGGCTACGATGCCATTTCGATAGGATCTTATAGGTTCACTTTTGTACCTAATGAAATCGGGTCCGCAGTGATTACTTTCTTTTTAAGGGATGTGAACGGACAGGAAGTCCAGACGGAAGTTGAGTTTGAAGTGGTACAAGATATAAGTGTTTCCAATATAGTAGTATCGCAAGAGAATCCAGATGCAAATGGAGCAATTAGACAGTTGATTGCAACCGTATTACCGGAAAATGCATCCGATTCCAGTGTAAACTGGATTTCAGATAATCCAACTATCGCTTCGGTCGATGAAAATGGATTGCTCACAGGTCTTACCGCTGGTACGGTCATAATAACCGCTACCTCCGTTTCTAATCCAGATGTCAGCGGAAGTATACAAATAACCATAGCGGGTATTAGCCCGGAAGACGGAACAGATATTACAGCTTTTGCCTTGCCGGACCAAATTAGCGCCAATATCGATTATGTATCCCATACAATAACGGTAAATGTAGCCAATGGGGCTGCATTGAATGTAGTACCTTCAATTTTTAACGTATCCCCGGGAGCTTCGACGTTCCCTATGGCGGAGCAAGAAAGAAATTTTAATTCAACCGTTCAATATACCATTACCGCTGCGAATGGAAATCAACAAGTATGGACAATAAATTCTGTAGTAGTCGAAAGCGATTTGAAAAGCATTGACAGCTTTATCATTAATGGAGTTATTGGTGCGATTTCTGGAACCAATATCGAACTTACACTTCCTTCCGGTACCGACCTTACAGTACTTTCCCCTATAATCGGTTATACGGGGGCTTCGATAAACCCGAATTCAGGAGCGGCTCAGGACTTTAGTGGTCCGGTGCAATATACTGTTACCGCTACGGACGGTTCTCAATTGCAGTACACTGTAAGTGTAAACGTATCGGCAAGTTCCGAGAAGAGCATCGATAGTTTTGCCATTAATGGGGTTGCAGGCATGTTCTCCGGGACGAATATTAATCTGACATTGCCCTCTGGTACGGACCTAACGACGCTATTACCCATAATCGGCTTTACGGGAATTTCGGTGAGTCCGAATTCAGGAGCGACTCAGGACTTCAGTGGTCCGGTGCAATATACCGTTACCGCTGCGGACGGTTCTCAATTGCAGTACACTGTAAGTGTAAACGTATTGGCAAGTTCCGAGAAGAGCATCGATAGTTTTACCATTAATGGGGTTGCAGGCATGTTCTCCGGGACGAATATCAATCTGACATTGCCCTCAGGTACGGACCTAACGACGCTATTACCCATAATCGGCTTTACGGGAATTTCGGTGAGTCCGAATTCAGGAGCGACTCAGGACTTCAGTGGTCCGGTGCAATATACCGTTACCGCTGCGGACGGTTCTCAATTGCAGTACACTGTTAGCGTAAACGTATCGGCAAGTTCCGAGAAGAGCATCGATAGTTTTACCATTAATGGGGTTGCAGGCATGTTCTCTGGGACGAATATCAATCTGACATTGCCCTCTGGTACGGACCTAACGACGCTATCACCTATAATCGGCTTTACGGGAATTTCGGTGAGTCCGAATTCCGGGGCTGCACAGAATTTTACCAGTCAAGTGCTGTATACGGTTACGGCGGAAGATGCGTCTGTTATTCAGTATGCCGTCAACGTGTCTTTAGCTCCAAGTTCTGAAAAGACAATAGATAACTTTGCAATTAATGGTTTTGATGCTTTCATAAATGGGACGGTAATATCATTGACCCTTCCTTCAGGAACAGAATTAACTAGTCTTTCTCCTGCTATTGACTATTCTGGAGCGAGCATAAGTCCGGAAACAGGAGTGGCAAGAAATTTTAGCGGCCCGGTTGACTATATTGTTACTGCCGAGGATAATACGCAGGTTATCTATACAGTAAATGTGACATTATCTGCAAGTTCCGTAAAAAGCATAGATGACTTCATTATAGATGGGGTGTCGGGTACTATATCGGGAACAACGATTACCTTAACGCTTCCGGCAGGCACAGATGTTACCTCATTAGTACCGACAATTGTATATTCGGGAAATTTACTGACTCCTGCCTCTGGAATAGCTAGAAATTTTACGAATGAGGTAAATTATACGGTAGAAGCAGAGGATGGTTCCCAAATAGAATATTCAGTAGAGATTTTGGTTGCTTTGGATACGACTAGACCCGAAATTTCTTTAATAGGACCTCCAGTAATTATAGTAGATAGAGGTGATACTTATAATGATGAAGGAGCCACTGCGTTCGATAATGTAGATGGTGATATTACCGCCAACATAGTTACTGTAAATAATGTGAATACAGATGTGGCAGGGAACTACACAGTAACCTATGACGTTGTGGATAACGCAGGAAACTCTGCTGTCACGGTAACAAGAGAGGTGACGGTTGAGTTCGTCATTGTTTCTTGTTTCGTTGAAGGAACAAAAATCAGCATGTCAGATGGCTCTAAGAAGAATATTGAAGATGTTGATGTCGGTGATCGTGTGCTTACCTACAATACGGTTACTCATAGGCTCGAAGAAGGAACGGTTGAAGAATTAGTGACACCCATCCACTTAAATTTTGTAGAATTATATTTCGAGAATGGTGTCATGAACACAAACACTTTGGATCATCCCTATTATGTTAATAATAAAGGATGGAGTTCAATGGCACCTCAGGAGACGAAATCCAAATATGGTTTAGAGGTAAAGCAATTAGAGGAAGATGATGTTGTAATTTTCTACGATGATATTGGTCTTACTGAAACAAGACTTGTAAAATCGATTTTGAAGTCTAAAGAACAAAAGACCTATAATCTATATCGCGTAAGCACAAATCATAATTTCTTTGCCAATGGTATTTTAGTCCATAATAAATACAATGGTACTCCAAATTGACATTTTATAATCCATTCATCAAGAACTTATTTTCGATGAAATGCATAGTGGAATTTTCCAGGGTTAATTGTGTTTCAACAGCGAAATAATCTATATAGGTTATTCGCGAATTGGATTTTCGTCCGTCCTAAGCAAATTAATTTATTATCTAGTCTATAAAAAAAGCTGTCTAAAGATAGACAGCTTTTTCATTGACTAATAAAAAAATAAACCTAAACTATTCCTTAAAACTTATAATTCAACGACAAGTTGAACATCGTACCCAATTGGCTAAAGTGATAGCCATCGTAGGTCATTTGCGAATACCGTTGGTTGAACGTAATCAAGTTCGATTGGTTTTGTGTCTGAGCGGCATCCGCTAAGATTGCGTCGCCTGCTGCATTTTCGGACTTAAACTCCCATTCCGGTAAAACGTTCAACAAATTGTTGATGTTCAACGCAATGGTAAACTTGTCGGTTGCATTATAATTAACACCTAAATCGGTAACGATTTTTGGAATAAATTCGGTACGCAGGTTAAAAATACCATTGTCATCGGTGCTTAGACCCTGCTGGAAGAAGGTTGTCTTCCCGAAATACGTATTGTTTAATGAGAAACCAAATTTGTTGATGTCGTAGTTGGCACCTAAAATCCATTTGGTAACAGGTCTTGAAGTAAAGAATAACGCTTCCTGTGTCTGATTTACAACAGATTGACCCGCCTGCTCTACCAAATCGGGATTGTTGACCGCTCCATCCCTTTCATTCTGAATGGTGTAGTTTCCAGAGAGGTTAAAATCCAAATTACCTGCACCCAAGCTTATGTCCCTATAGCTCAACACAACATCAATACCCGATGTTTTGGTATCGATTGCGTTAGCAAAGAAACTTACATCAGAAAGATTGTTATCCCTTAAAATATCATCGAGTGGGGTGGTTCCGATATTATTGCCATCATCGTCAAACGCAGTTCCGGTAATCTCAGTACTTAGTACTACACGATCTTTTACGGCAATGTTATAGTAATCCAAGGTATAACTGAACTTTGAGATTTTTCCACCAAAGCCAACGGTAAAGTTATTTGAGGTTTCGGCGTCCAATTGCGGAATACCCAAAAGTTTGGCTTGCGTAGAAACATTATTGATCAACCCACCTACTTGAATACCTTGTCCAGGTATAAAGCTATACTGCGCTTTTTGGGTGAAAATTTGGTGTAGGGTAGGTGCCCTGAAACCAGAAGAAACAGAACCTCTTAAGGTGAACGCATCGCTCACTTTGTAACGTGAGCTGAACTTGTAGACAAAGGCGTTTCCAAAATCGGAATAGTTTTCGGTACGTACCGTTCCGCTTAATAGAAAGGCATCGGTTACATCATAATCCAAACTTAAGTACCCACCGATGTTATATCGGTTGAATTTACCGGAGTTTTGGGGTGAGGCACCAGCAAAGGAATCCGCACCACCACCATCATAGGAAGCCAATTCCCCTTCGATGACTTCAAAGGTCTCGGTTCTAAACTCAGCTCCAAGACCGATACTGACCTTGTCGGATAGTATTCTCGAAATATCCAAGTTGCCCACATTATGGGTAAATTTTGTTCCTCCTGGATCAAATGATTGTTGGCTATTCGCCCGGTATAATTCCGCGCCCTGAGTAATTTCTATACCTTCTCCCGGATCAACGACAGTATCACCGTTGGCGTCGTATTCCGTGGTGTCGACCTGACCGTCGCCATCTAAATCAACCCAAGTAGAGGGTGAATAAACTAAATTTCGATTGTGCGTTTGATTCACCTTATAGGTTTGTAAGTTTCCACCAGTGGTAAAACTTGCATCGATATTCCAATCATTTATTGTGGATTTAAAACCAACTGTACCGTTATAATCACTCAACAGCCCCTCGAAAGTTGGTACATATCCATCGTAACCATTAGGAGTGTTGGGATTGTTCCCAGGGAAAAAGTCAGCTAAATATGGAAATCCACCTTCCTCGAAAGAATCTGCCGTTCTCCAATACGGGGTTCTGTAGTTGGCAAAACTGTTTACCGATTTGTACACATAAGCAGCGTTTGCATAAAGCTCCGTGTTCTCACTTAAATCGTAACCAAAATTCACATTAAATTTGGCAGCAGCGGTTTCCGGAGAACCATTAATATTGTTCGCGTCGGGGTTTCTGCTTAAAAACTCCTCTACATCGGCAATATCAGCCTCAAAATCGGCCGCTTCACCTGCGGCATTTACGGTGCCAGGCCTGTTGGCCAGATTCACTTTGGATAAATCAATTGTATAATTGATAAAGCCTTTATCATCGCCTATTGAACTTCCATTGTTTACGGCAACACCGAACATTTCACCATCTCCTTCCGAAGTGATACCCGTGCGTATGGTAGCGAAGCCGTCATTTGGCGAATCTTTAAGGACAATGTTCATTACACCTGCAATGGCATCGGAACCATATTGTGCGGATGCCCCATCACGTAGTATTTCAACTCTTTTGATGGCATCCGTTGGGATGGCCGAGATGTCCGCGCCCGTCTCACCGCGACCGGGAGAGGTCTGCGTGTACAACAACGCACTTAGGTTTTTCCTTTTTCCGTTGATCAGAATCAAGGTTCTACTCGGACCCATGTTACGGATTTCGTATGGATCTAATAATGAAGTCGCATCATTTACGGGAGTATTTACCGTATTAAACGACGGAATTCTATACTGTAAGGCTTTGTCAAAAGTTACTTGTCCCGTTGAGGTCAATTCTTTTACCCCCACAACATCTACAGGTAATGGCGTATCGGTACTGCTACGAGGAGCGGTACGCGAACCTACTACGATAAACTCATCTAACTGTACACCTTCGGAAAGACTTACACTAATAGTAGAGCGTCCTGCCACTTTTTCCTCGGTCGTTCCAAAACCAATGTAGCTGAATACCAAGGTGGCATCGTCGCCTACTGTAATGGAATAATTGCCATCAAAATCGGTGGTGGTTCCGTTCGAGGTGCCTTTTTCGACAATGTTCACACCTGCCAGGGCCACTCCGGAAGCATCGGTAACCGTACCGCTAACCGTATTCTGCAATTCGCTAATCGGTTTCACCTTGGACATTCCTAAAGTATTGAACGAAGGAAGTCTATCGACCTTAAGTTTTTTTGATTTTTTGGAGTAAACAACATAGTATTTATTGCCCAAATACTCAAAGTCGAACTTTGTCTTTCGCTCAAGTTTGGTGATAATGCTATTCAATTTCGAATAGTTGTATTCCGCAGGGTCTAAAATGGTATTTGAAACCAAATTGGAGTCATAGGTGAAGAATACTTCGTGTTTTTCGCTTATTTCGGATAAAAATTCCGATAGGCTTACTTTGTCTTCGATAGGACCATTCGCCCTTACGTTCGCGACTCCCAAGAGGAGTGCAATCGCAAAGAACGCTTTGATCAATTGATTTCGTTTCATAGTGTTCAGAGTTAAATTAGTTTTCGTTTTTAATGATAAATAGTTTTTTGTCTTTCACGACAATTCGCGTTCCAGTCGATTTTTCTATTGCTGACAAACAAATCTTAAGGTTTTGGTTGGGGATACCCCCGGTTATTGTTTTTAGTTCCAAATCTTTATCCACAAATTCAGAGGAAAGTCCGTAGGTGTAGTTCACGTACTTCATAACCTCCTTTAAATTAGTATTGTTGAAAATATAGGTGCCTTCGCGCCAAAGGGAGTATTTCAGGTCGTTGTTCACTTTTTCATGAACGACATCGTTATTCTCTTTGGAAAACGATACGATTTCTCCTGGAGCCATCTTTCTTACGGCACCGTTCTTTAGTAAGAGGTGTATTGATCCCTCATCCAACAATACGTTGGTTTTTTTCTCTCTTGTATTTACGTGAAATTGGGTGCCATAAACTTCTACGCGGAGGTCGTTGGTATTGACCCAGAATTTGGCATTGGTCGAGGGTATAGGCTTTACTTTAAAGTAGGCTTCGCCTTTTAAGGTAATATCCCTAGAATTCTTTTTATCGTACTTGATTTCGGAATTTCCGTTTAAGGTTACCGTCGTGCCATCTGAAAGTTTCAATTCTATTATTTCCCCAAAACCTGTTTTATGAACGACCTCGGTATTTGAGTCAGGAATAGAAAACAGGCCAAAAAGAACCAAGGATATGGCTGCAGCCGCCAAAAACAGGTGCTTTTTACCGTTATTTCGAGCTTTTGGATGAATTTTTACGGTTTTCGAACCGTCTATCTTTTGCAATACGTTTTCAAGTGCGGTGGTTACTTTGCCGTCATCGATATCACTTTTTTTAAAGGGTACCCCGATGATTATCGCCTTCGCAGTTTCAACGGTTTCTATTTCCTGGGGATTTTCCGAAATCCATCTATTCCAAAATAAAATATCGTTTTTATTGCTTTTGTTCACCCAGTTTTTGAACGAAGAATCGTTTAAAAGGCTTTTTAACAGTGTGGGATTGCGGTATTTCATGCTAAAGTTGACACGGTCTATTAAAGACCTTCACCTATAAGAGACATCAACTTTAATTTTATACCCTATATTTTTGAAGAAAAATTACTATTTATTCAAAACCTCCATGATTGTGGCGTTTTCTAGGCGGTCACGAAGTTTTGAAAAGGCTTTTTGGAGCGTGTTCAGCACGCTTTGATAGGAGATTTGCATGACTTCGGTAATTTCCGATGTTTTCAAATCACTGTAGTACTTTAGATAGATTACTTCGCGTTCTCTTGGAGAAAGTTCGTTCAATACTGTTTTTAAGATACCGGCTCTTTCTTTCGTCAACTCTTTTTCGGCCCGAATGTCTTCCTCTGAAAAGGTAAAGATTGTTGTGTTCTCTTGAATGGTTTCAAAAACACGACTTTTTTTCAGGGTCTTGATCAAGGCTCTTCGAAAGGATACAAAAAGATAGGATTTAACGCATTTGATGTTTCCCAATGATTGCCGATGTTCGTAGAGATAAACGAAAAAGTCCTGAATGCAATCTTCGGTCATTGCAGGATCGTTGGAAATCCGGAGACCGTAATTGTGAAGTTGCTGATAGTAATTCTTGAACAGGGCTGAAAAAGCGTTCAAATCACCGCCAACAAAGAACTGCCATAAGTTCTTATCTGCGTTTACATTCATAGGTTTTCGCAATGGAGCGTTGCTCAAAGATAGTCATATTTCATAATTAAGTGTTAAAATTTTGTAATATCGATGTATTTTCGGGTTAATGTTAGTGCTAAAAAGTGGTGACTCTCGTGTTTTTATTGCGAAATTTCGAATGTGTCAAAAAAGAATTCATTAACACAAATGTGATTCTTTTGATTTGTTGATGAATACTATAACTATCTTATCTTATGCAATCGAAACAGGAGTATGACGGATTTTGGAAAAAACTAGGCTGTTTTTTATCGGTAATCTTTCTATTGGTTTTTCTTGTCCTATTTCTTTATATCGTCTATTTTATTTTCTTTGATGACAAGGAGTGGTTCAATATCGATTGAACATACGCTGGTACTGTATTTCAGATTCCCTACTTCAATTTGAGGACTTAATCTTACGCCAATATTTTTTTTAAAAGACAATCCGATAAGAACTTCATTTCTTCCTACTATCTTTGCAGCCGATTTAAAAGTCTCGCAGTTGTTGTCAGACATCAAAAGTCCATTAAAATGAAAGCAGGTATCGTCGGATTGCCCAATGTTGGTAAATCAACCCTTTTCAATTGCCTTTCCAACGCGAAGGCGCAGAGTGCCAACTTTCCCTTTTGTACCATTGAGCCAAATATCGGTGTAGTTAACGTACCGGATTCCAGATTGCAGAAGTTGGAGAGCCTCGTAAGCCCGGAACGCGTACTGCCTGCTACCGTCGAAATCGTCGATATTGCCGGTTTGGTCAAAGGGGCGAGTAAAGGTGAAGGGCTAGGGAATCAGTTCTTAGGGAATATTCGCGAAACGGATGCCATTTTGCATGTGTTACGCTGCTTCGATAATGATAATATTGTGCATGTTGACGGTTCCGTCAATCCGATAAGGGATAAGGAGACCATTGATATGGAATTGCAGTTGAAAGACCTAGAAACGGTCGATAAAAAGCTTGACAAGGTAAAACGCGCCGCCAAGACCGGAAACAAAGAGGCTCAAAAAGAAGAAGCTGTACTCATGGCCATCAAGAACGGACTGGAAGCCGGTACTTCGGTAAGGGCCATCGAAATCGCCAAGGAGGATAGAAAGGAATTCGTGAACCCCTTACAATTTATAACCGACAAACCGGTCATGTACGTATGCAACGTCGATGAAGATGCTGCGTTAACGGGTAATGCTTATGTTGATGAAGTAAAGGCGGCTGTTGCGAACGAAAATGCAGAGGTCGTTGTTTTAGCGGTAGGTACCGAGGCCGATATTACCGAGTTGGAGACCTATGAAGAACGACAGATGTTTTTGGAGGACTTGGGGTTGACGGAACCTGGTTCCGCTGTTTTGATCCGTGGGGCCTACAAACTTCTGAATCTAGAGACCTATTTTACCGCCGGTGTCAAAGAAGTCCGCGCGTGGACGATTCCCGTCGGTGCTACCGCACCACAAGCTGCGGGTGTAATCCATACCGATTTTGAGAAGGGATTTATTCGGGCCGAGGTCATCGCCTATGATGATTACGTGAGCTACGGTAGCGAGGCGAAGGTGAAAGAGGCCGGTAAAATGCGCGTTGAAGGAAAGGATTATATCGTAAAAGATGGTGATGTGATGCACTTTCGATTCAATGTTTAAAATGATCCATGCTTTAGTACCCTAGAGCCTCGTTCCAAAATTTTCTTCCGATTTTTCGATTCGAAAATTGTTTACTTTCTTATTAAAGGGCTTTTGCTATCAACAAAAGCGCCATTTTCTTTGTTAATTACTTTAAGCCCTAGGGGTTTCATTTTTTTAAGGGTCGTGGTATCTTTAAAGCCTGTATAGAATTTTAATCTTAAATTCTAAACATTACTTTCGATAAAATTCCGCCATGTCCGAAAAAAGCCAATACACAGAAGATAACATCCGCTCGCTCGATTGGAAGGAGCATATTCGTTTGCGCCCTGGTATGTATATTGGTAAATTGGGTGACGGATCTTCCGCAGATGATGGAATCTATATTCTCCTAAAGGAAACCATCGACAACTGTATCGATGAGTTCGTCATGGGGGCGGGAAAGACCATCGAGATATCGATTCAAGGGGAGCGGGTCATCGTGCGTGACTATGGACGTGGCATTCCGCTCGGTAAGGTAGTTGATGTGGTATCTAAAATGAATACCGGCGGAAAATACGATAGCCGCGCCTTTAAAAAGTCCGTTGGTTTGAACGGGGTAGGTACCAAGGCCGTAAATGCACTTTCAAGTTTTTTCAGGGTAGAATCCACCCGAGACGGCAAGTCCAAATCCGCCGAGTTCTCCTTGGGCAATCTAGAGGATGAAGAGCTGCTCAATGAAACAACAAGGCGCCGTGGTACAAAGATTACGTTCGTACCCGATGAGGCCATTTTCAAAAAGTATAAATTCCGTAATGAGTATGTAGAACGCATGCTCAAAAATTACGTGTATCTGAACCCAGGGTTGACGATCGTTTTTAATGGAGAGAAATTTCATTCGGAAAACGGGCTCAAGGATTTGCTTGAGGATAACAACAATGTAGAGGATATGTTGTACCCTGTTATCCATTTAAGAGGCGATGATATCGAAGTTGCGATTACGCATAGCAAGACCCAGTATAGCGAGGAATACCACTCCTTCGTGAACGGGCAGCATACAACTCAAGGGGGGACGCACCAAGCGGCTTTCAGGGAGGCCTTGGTGAAGACCGTTCGTGATTTTTACGGGAAAAATTACGATGCGTCCGATATACGGAAATCCGTGATCTCGGCGATTGCGATAAAAGTTATGGAGCCGGTTTTCGAAAGCCAAACAAAGACCAAATTGGGTTCTACCGATATGGGGGGCAAGTTTCCGACCGTTCGCACCTACATCAACGATTTTATCGGCAAATATCTAGACAATTACCTGCACAAGAACCCGGAGACAGCCGATAAGCTGCAACGAAAAATTATGATGGCCGAGAAGGAGCGCAAAGAACTTTCCGGCATTCGCAAATTGGCAAGGGACCGTGCGAAGAAATCGAATCTTCACAATAAGAAGCTTCGAGACTGCAGGGTGCATTTGGGCGATATGAAAAAAGATAATCGGCTAGATAGTACCTTATTCATTACCGAGGGTGATTCCGCCTCGGGATCCATCACCAAATCCCGCGATGTAAACACACAAGCCGTGTTCAGTTTAAGGGGGAAGCCCCTCAACTCTTATGGCATGTCTAAAAAAATCGTTTACGAGAACGAAGAGTTCAATCTATTACAGGCGGCGCTCAACATAGAGGAGTCGATGGAGGATTTACGGTATAATAATGTCGTCATCGCCACGGATGCGGATGTGGATGGCATGCACATCCGATTGCTATTGATTACTTTCTTCCTCCAGTTCTTCCCGGAACTCATAAAAGAAGGGCATTTGTATATCCTGCAGACCCCTTTGTTCCGTGTTCGCAATAAAAAGGAAACGATTTACTGCTACAGTGAGGAAGAACGTGCAAATGCCATTGCGAAGTTATCCGGTAAACCTGAAATTACCCGATTTAAAGGGTTAGGCGAAATATCACCGGACGAATTTCAACATTTCATTGGCGACGATATCCGCTTGGAGCCCGTGATGTTGGATAAAGCGATGTCCATCGAGCAATTGTTAAGTTTTTACATGGGTAAAAACACCCCCGACCGTCAAAAATTCATTATTGAAAATCTTAAGGTAGAAGTAGACTTAGTAGAAGAAAACCAAATATAAACCAGCCTGCCCTTTCCGCTTGGTAGGCCAAGCTAATATGATTTTTTCCGAATGGAAGAAAATGACGATTTAAATTTACCCCCCGATCAGGAGGGCTTGCCGGACGGCAAAGAAGGAGAAGAGAAAAATCAGGATATTCCTGAAGATGGCGACGGGAAATCCGACTCAGAAGTCGAACGTTCAGATGC
Protein-coding regions in this window:
- a CDS encoding immunoglobulin-like domain-containing protein, encoding MKKIGNFIFYLLVSLIVIIACTKEIGFVTEVEFDLVNQYQDEGFINQGLQTTFTILPEAEVEEASYSFIYKILQGQGYFENSGIRIAPEETMPFSSLTASLTFVGTRVGKHIIEFTVIDNYGFEKKSDLVYNVNDVPVQWVASSAYSQIQLNKEASIALSLSGSDINNNVTYTAYYTLNGFDGTFGPEEVGGFTLTDGYDAISIGSYRFTFVPNEIGSAVITFFLRDVNGQEVQTEVEFEVVQDISVSNIVVSQENPDANGAIRQLIATVLPENASDSSVNWISDNPTIASVDENGLLTGLTAGTVIITATSVSNPDVSGSIQITIAGISPEDGTDITAFALPDQISANIDYVSHTITVNVANGAALNVVPSIFNVSPGASTFPMAEQERNFNSTVQYTITAANGNQQVWTINSVVVESDLKSIDSFIINGVIGAISGTNIELTLPSGTDLTVLSPIIGYTGASINPNSGAAQDFSGPVQYTVTATDGSQLQYTVSVNVSASSEKSIDSFAINGVAGMFSGTNINLTLPSGTDLTTLLPIIGFTGISVSPNSGATQDFSGPVQYTVTAADGSQLQYTVSVNVLASSEKSIDSFTINGVAGMFSGTNINLTLPSGTDLTTLLPIIGFTGISVSPNSGATQDFSGPVQYTVTAADGSQLQYTVSVNVSASSEKSIDSFTINGVAGMFSGTNINLTLPSGTDLTTLSPIIGFTGISVSPNSGAAQNFTSQVLYTVTAEDASVIQYAVNVSLAPSSEKTIDNFAINGFDAFINGTVISLTLPSGTELTSLSPAIDYSGASISPETGVARNFSGPVDYIVTAEDNTQVIYTVNVTLSASSVKSIDDFIIDGVSGTISGTTITLTLPAGTDVTSLVPTIVYSGNLLTPASGIARNFTNEVNYTVEAEDGSQIEYSVEILVALDTTRPEISLIGPPVIIVDRGDTYNDEGATAFDNVDGDITANIVTVNNVNTDVAGNYTVTYDVVDNAGNSAVTVTREVTVEFVIVSCFVEGTKISMSDGSKKNIEDVDVGDRVLTYNTVTHRLEEGTVEELVTPIHLNFVELYFENGVMNTNTLDHPYYVNNKGWSSMAPQETKSKYGLEVKQLEEDDVVIFYDDIGLTETRLVKSILKSKEQKTYNLYRVSTNHNFFANGILVHNKYNGTPN
- a CDS encoding TonB-dependent receptor, whose protein sequence is MSKVKPISELQNTVSGTVTDASGVALAGVNIVEKGTSNGTTTDFDGNYSITVGDDATLVFSYIGFGTTEEKVAGRSTISVSLSEGVQLDEFIVVGSRTAPRSSTDTPLPVDVVGVKELTSTGQVTFDKALQYRIPSFNTVNTPVNDATSLLDPYEIRNMGPSRTLILINGKRKNLSALLYTQTSPGRGETGADISAIPTDAIKRVEILRDGASAQYGSDAIAGVMNIVLKDSPNDGFATIRTGITSEGDGEMFGVAVNNGSSIGDDKGFINYTIDLSKVNLANRPGTVNAAGEAADFEADIADVEEFLSRNPDANNINGSPETAAAKFNVNFGYDLSENTELYANAAYVYKSVNSFANYRTPYWRTADSFEEGGFPYLADFFPGNNPNTPNGYDGYVPTFEGLLSDYNGTVGFKSTINDWNIDASFTTGGNLQTYKVNQTHNRNLVYSPSTWVDLDGDGQVDTTEYDANGDTVVDPGEGIEITQGAELYRANSQQSFDPGGTKFTHNVGNLDISRILSDKVSIGLGAEFRTETFEVIEGELASYDGGGADSFAGASPQNSGKFNRYNIGGYLSLDYDVTDAFLLSGTVRTENYSDFGNAFVYKFSSRYKVSDAFTLRGSVSSGFRAPTLHQIFTQKAQYSFIPGQGIQVGGLINNVSTQAKLLGIPQLDAETSNNFTVGFGGKISKFSYTLDYYNIAVKDRVVLSTEITGTAFDDDGNNIGTTPLDDILRDNNLSDVSFFANAIDTKTSGIDVVLSYRDISLGAGNLDFNLSGNYTIQNERDGAVNNPDLVEQAGQSVVNQTQEALFFTSRPVTKWILGANYDINKFGFSLNNTYFGKTTFFQQGLSTDDNGIFNLRTEFIPKIVTDLGVNYNATDKFTIALNINNLLNVLPEWEFKSENAAGDAILADAAQTQNQSNLITFNQRYSQMTYDGYHFSQLGTMFNLSLNYKF
- a CDS encoding FecR family protein: MKYRNPTLLKSLLNDSSFKNWVNKSNKNDILFWNRWISENPQEIETVETAKAIIIGVPFKKSDIDDGKVTTALENVLQKIDGSKTVKIHPKARNNGKKHLFLAAAAISLVLFGLFSIPDSNTEVVHKTGFGEIIELKLSDGTTVTLNGNSEIKYDKKNSRDITLKGEAYFKVKPIPSTNAKFWVNTNDLRVEVYGTQFHVNTREKKTNVLLDEGSIHLLLKNGAVRKMAPGEIVSFSKENNDVVHEKVNNDLKYSLWREGTYIFNNTNLKEVMKYVNYTYGLSSEFVDKDLELKTITGGIPNQNLKICLSAIEKSTGTRIVVKDKKLFIIKNEN
- a CDS encoding RNA polymerase sigma factor, coding for MNVNADKNLWQFFVGGDLNAFSALFKNYYQQLHNYGLRISNDPAMTEDCIQDFFVYLYEHRQSLGNIKCVKSYLFVSFRRALIKTLKKSRVFETIQENTTIFTFSEEDIRAEKELTKERAGILKTVLNELSPREREVIYLKYYSDLKTSEITEVMQISYQSVLNTLQKAFSKLRDRLENATIMEVLNK
- the ychF gene encoding redox-regulated ATPase YchF, with the translated sequence MKAGIVGLPNVGKSTLFNCLSNAKAQSANFPFCTIEPNIGVVNVPDSRLQKLESLVSPERVLPATVEIVDIAGLVKGASKGEGLGNQFLGNIRETDAILHVLRCFDNDNIVHVDGSVNPIRDKETIDMELQLKDLETVDKKLDKVKRAAKTGNKEAQKEEAVLMAIKNGLEAGTSVRAIEIAKEDRKEFVNPLQFITDKPVMYVCNVDEDAALTGNAYVDEVKAAVANENAEVVVLAVGTEADITELETYEERQMFLEDLGLTEPGSAVLIRGAYKLLNLETYFTAGVKEVRAWTIPVGATAPQAAGVIHTDFEKGFIRAEVIAYDDYVSYGSEAKVKEAGKMRVEGKDYIVKDGDVMHFRFNV
- a CDS encoding DNA topoisomerase IV subunit B, producing the protein MSEKSQYTEDNIRSLDWKEHIRLRPGMYIGKLGDGSSADDGIYILLKETIDNCIDEFVMGAGKTIEISIQGERVIVRDYGRGIPLGKVVDVVSKMNTGGKYDSRAFKKSVGLNGVGTKAVNALSSFFRVESTRDGKSKSAEFSLGNLEDEELLNETTRRRGTKITFVPDEAIFKKYKFRNEYVERMLKNYVYLNPGLTIVFNGEKFHSENGLKDLLEDNNNVEDMLYPVIHLRGDDIEVAITHSKTQYSEEYHSFVNGQHTTQGGTHQAAFREALVKTVRDFYGKNYDASDIRKSVISAIAIKVMEPVFESQTKTKLGSTDMGGKFPTVRTYINDFIGKYLDNYLHKNPETADKLQRKIMMAEKERKELSGIRKLARDRAKKSNLHNKKLRDCRVHLGDMKKDNRLDSTLFITEGDSASGSITKSRDVNTQAVFSLRGKPLNSYGMSKKIVYENEEFNLLQAALNIEESMEDLRYNNVVIATDADVDGMHIRLLLITFFLQFFPELIKEGHLYILQTPLFRVRNKKETIYCYSEEERANAIAKLSGKPEITRFKGLGEISPDEFQHFIGDDIRLEPVMLDKAMSIEQLLSFYMGKNTPDRQKFIIENLKVEVDLVEENQI